Proteins encoded by one window of Blautia argi:
- the glgB gene encoding 1,4-alpha-glucan branching protein GlgB, whose translation MSEKLYDMMDWPEIEAVVYSEESEPKNILGPRKTEEGILIQCFLPGAKQVKVLLGRGKPEYEMELQDEAGFFSVLIPGSKIPKYKYEAVYGDGKRKKFYDPYAFEKQISVEQEQQFAAGICYDIYEKLGAHPMTLHGVEGVYFAVWAPNAMRVSVVGDFNKWDGRVHQMNRLNVSGIFELFIPGLKPGALYKYEIKAKGSLVYLKADPYGNQAELRPKTASVVADLSQYTWQDSQWLKERKQINRQDRPLAVYEMHLGSWRKPEEEGRLFYSYRELAPMVAEYVKEMGYTHVELMPVMEHPLDESWGYQVTGYYAPTSRYGSCEDFMYFVDYLHQQGIGVILDWVPAHFPKDTFGMSNFDGTCLYEHLDPRQGMHPHWGTLIYNYGRPQVKNFLIANALFWAEKYHADGIRMDAVASMLYLDYGKNDGEWIANIYGGNENLEAVEFLKHLNSIFKKKHPDVLLIAEESTAWPQITGKVEADGLGFDYKWNMGWMNDFIDYMQKDPIFRAGVHDELTFSMVYAYSEKFLLSLSHDEVVHGKGSLLNKMPGDKEKKLANLRAAYGFMLVHPGKKLLFMGQEFAQEREWSEQRELDWSLLEEKEHKQMQDYVKALWKLYKEQPALYEEDYEPEGFSWINHMDSERNMLTLIRKGKKKEDTLVVVCNFSALDYDKYQMGVPYPGKYKEIFNSDAEAYGGSDVRNSRVKTAKKAECDEREHSIVIHVAPLAVQIFSYTKPEPKKAGKKTEAVKKVPVSKVQKKLQKVMEEEWEKADAAGKQITEEVKPDATKKSAEAPKLETTKKEPLKLETDKKESLKLETAKTEPLKLNTEKKEALKLETAKTEPLKLKTDKTEALKLETTKTEVPKLETADRDLAKPASKRKKKTKK comes from the coding sequence ATGTCTGAAAAATTATATGATATGATGGATTGGCCGGAAATAGAGGCTGTAGTATATTCAGAAGAAAGTGAACCAAAGAATATTTTAGGACCCAGAAAAACAGAGGAAGGAATTCTGATCCAGTGCTTTTTGCCTGGAGCAAAACAGGTGAAGGTGCTTCTGGGAAGAGGAAAGCCGGAGTATGAAATGGAACTGCAGGACGAGGCAGGATTTTTTTCTGTGCTGATTCCGGGCAGCAAGATACCAAAATATAAGTATGAAGCTGTGTATGGGGACGGAAAAAGGAAAAAATTTTATGACCCGTACGCTTTTGAAAAACAGATTAGTGTAGAGCAGGAGCAGCAGTTTGCAGCAGGAATTTGCTATGATATTTACGAAAAGCTGGGAGCACACCCCATGACACTTCACGGTGTAGAGGGCGTATATTTTGCCGTATGGGCGCCAAATGCCATGCGCGTCAGTGTTGTGGGAGATTTCAATAAATGGGATGGCAGAGTACATCAGATGAACCGTTTGAATGTATCTGGAATCTTTGAACTCTTTATTCCGGGACTGAAGCCAGGGGCATTATATAAATACGAAATCAAGGCAAAAGGCTCTCTGGTATATTTAAAGGCAGATCCTTATGGGAATCAGGCAGAGCTGCGCCCGAAAACGGCTTCTGTTGTGGCGGATTTAAGCCAGTACACCTGGCAGGACAGCCAGTGGTTAAAGGAGAGAAAGCAGATAAACAGGCAGGACAGACCTCTTGCTGTCTATGAAATGCATCTGGGATCCTGGAGAAAGCCTGAGGAAGAGGGCAGACTGTTTTACAGCTACAGAGAACTGGCACCCATGGTGGCAGAGTATGTAAAAGAGATGGGTTATACTCATGTGGAACTGATGCCGGTGATGGAACACCCTTTAGATGAATCCTGGGGTTATCAGGTAACCGGATATTATGCGCCTACCAGCCGATATGGAAGCTGTGAGGACTTCATGTATTTTGTAGATTATTTGCATCAGCAGGGGATTGGTGTGATTTTGGACTGGGTGCCGGCTCATTTTCCCAAGGATACCTTTGGAATGTCTAATTTTGATGGAACCTGCCTTTATGAGCATCTGGATCCAAGACAGGGTATGCACCCACACTGGGGAACCCTTATCTACAACTACGGACGGCCTCAGGTGAAGAATTTCCTGATTGCAAATGCGCTGTTTTGGGCAGAAAAATATCATGCAGACGGAATCCGCATGGATGCAGTGGCTTCCATGTTGTATCTGGATTATGGAAAGAATGACGGGGAATGGATTGCAAATATATACGGCGGCAATGAAAATCTGGAAGCTGTGGAATTTTTGAAGCACTTGAATTCCATTTTTAAGAAAAAACACCCGGACGTACTGCTGATTGCAGAGGAATCTACTGCCTGGCCGCAGATCACTGGAAAGGTAGAAGCGGACGGACTGGGATTTGATTACAAATGGAACATGGGCTGGATGAACGACTTTATCGATTATATGCAGAAGGATCCGATTTTCAGAGCCGGAGTCCATGATGAGCTGACATTTAGTATGGTTTATGCTTACAGCGAGAAATTTCTGTTAAGCCTTTCTCATGACGAGGTGGTGCATGGAAAAGGTTCTCTCCTAAATAAAATGCCAGGAGATAAGGAAAAGAAGCTGGCAAATCTCCGGGCAGCCTATGGCTTTATGCTGGTACATCCAGGCAAAAAACTCCTCTTTATGGGACAGGAATTTGCACAGGAGAGAGAATGGTCGGAGCAAAGAGAACTGGATTGGAGCCTGTTGGAGGAAAAAGAGCATAAGCAGATGCAGGATTATGTAAAAGCCCTTTGGAAATTGTATAAAGAACAGCCTGCTTTGTATGAAGAGGATTATGAACCAGAAGGATTTTCCTGGATTAATCATATGGACTCTGAGAGAAATATGCTGACCCTTATCCGAAAAGGAAAGAAAAAGGAGGATACGCTGGTAGTTGTATGCAATTTTTCTGCACTGGATTATGATAAATATCAAATGGGTGTACCGTATCCGGGCAAATACAAGGAAATTTTTAACAGTGACGCAGAAGCTTACGGAGGCAGCGATGTACGCAATTCAAGAGTAAAAACTGCAAAAAAGGCAGAATGTGATGAACGGGAACACTCCATTGTGATTCATGTAGCGCCTCTGGCAGTACAGATTTTCTCCTATACAAAGCCGGAACCGAAAAAAGCAGGGAAAAAGACAGAAGCTGTGAAAAAAGTACCGGTGTCCAAGGTGCAGAAAAAGCTCCAGAAGGTAATGGAGGAGGAATGGGAGAAAGCCGACGCAGCCGGAAAGCAGATAACAGAAGAGGTGAAGCCTGATGCAACAAAGAAAAGTGCAGAAGCCCCCAAATTAGAAACCACAAAGAAGGAACCGTTAAAGCTGGAAACAGATAAGAAAGAATCCCTAAAACTGGAAACTGCAAAGACGGAGCCGTTAAAGCTGAATACAGAGAAAAAGGAAGCCCTAAAATTAGAAACTGCAAAGACAGAGCCGTTAAAACTAAAGACAGACAAAACGGAAGCTCTAAAGCTGGAAACGACAAAGACAGAGGTGCCAAAGCTGGAAACAGCAGATAGGGACTTGGCAAAACCAGCTTCTAAAAGAAAGAAGAAAACGAAAAAATAA
- a CDS encoding mechanosensitive ion channel family protein, translating to MKIFLADALTEPLEIQSLEAFFKQYLTWDYWEKKLPLIGNFAGRVLLAILVYIIASKLIHKICRLIVASMNRANADTGVIQFVSSFVKAALYFLLIVSIATSFGVKESSIAALLASSGVAIGLALQGGLSNLAGGVIILILRPFTIGDYIIENSGNQEGTVVKIDLFYTTLSTVDNRRITVPNGTLTNSSIVNVTAKDNRKLEIKVGISYQADLKRAKQILQDLLHEDKSIMSDEEMQVFVDELAADSVILGLRAWVKTEEYWATKWRLNEEIKLAFDEAGVEIPFPQLDVHIKEQ from the coding sequence ATGAAAATATTTTTAGCAGATGCATTGACAGAGCCTCTGGAAATTCAAAGTCTGGAAGCTTTTTTTAAGCAATATCTGACCTGGGATTACTGGGAGAAAAAGCTGCCCCTGATTGGAAACTTTGCAGGGCGGGTACTTTTGGCAATTCTGGTCTATATTATTGCAAGTAAGCTGATTCATAAAATATGCAGGCTGATTGTAGCGTCTATGAACCGTGCCAATGCGGACACCGGCGTCATACAGTTTGTGTCTTCCTTTGTAAAGGCGGCGTTGTATTTTCTTTTAATTGTCAGTATCGCCACCAGCTTTGGGGTGAAAGAATCGTCCATTGCCGCACTTTTGGCTTCCAGTGGTGTTGCCATTGGTCTTGCATTGCAGGGCGGTCTTTCCAACCTGGCAGGCGGCGTGATTATTTTGATTCTGCGTCCCTTTACCATTGGAGATTATATTATTGAAAATTCAGGAAATCAGGAAGGTACGGTTGTAAAAATTGACTTGTTTTACACAACGCTGTCCACAGTGGATAACCGGAGAATTACAGTCCCGAACGGAACGCTTACCAATTCCAGTATTGTAAATGTAACAGCAAAGGACAACAGAAAACTGGAAATTAAAGTAGGAATTTCCTATCAGGCAGATTTGAAGAGGGCAAAGCAGATTTTACAGGATTTGCTCCATGAGGATAAAAGCATTATGTCTGATGAGGAGATGCAGGTATTTGTAGATGAGCTGGCAGCAGACAGCGTGATTCTGGGGTTGCGCGCCTGGGTGAAGACCGAGGAATACTGGGCAACAAAGTGGCGTCTGAACGAAGAAATCAAGCTGGCATTTGATGAGGCGGGCGTGGAAATTCCCTTTCCACAGCTGGACGTGCATATTAAAGAGCAATGA
- the bilS gene encoding flavodoxin family protein BilS, with the protein MEMKTQVLYKSRTGNTEKLAKAIFEAIPGQCKDITPLDGQTDYDMGDVYFIGFWTDRGSASVEVLDYLGSLQGKKIALFGTCGMGNNPEYYRKIEENIKVFIEDDNEYLGAYLCQGKMPISVRDKYSRMKNAENEKMVNAMIRNFDMAMLHPDNEDLQGAKSFVKEIYERLEREAQDDE; encoded by the coding sequence ATGGAGATGAAAACCCAGGTGTTGTACAAAAGCAGAACCGGAAATACGGAAAAGCTGGCAAAAGCGATTTTTGAAGCCATTCCCGGACAGTGTAAGGATATTACCCCTTTAGACGGGCAAACGGACTATGATATGGGAGATGTTTATTTTATTGGCTTCTGGACAGACAGGGGCAGCGCCAGTGTGGAGGTTCTAGATTATCTGGGAAGTCTGCAGGGAAAGAAAATTGCTCTTTTTGGAACCTGCGGTATGGGAAATAACCCTGAATATTACAGGAAAATTGAAGAAAATATCAAAGTTTTTATTGAAGATGATAATGAATACCTGGGTGCTTATCTGTGCCAGGGAAAGATGCCCATATCTGTAAGAGATAAATACAGTCGTATGAAAAATGCAGAGAATGAAAAAATGGTAAATGCCATGATACGAAATTTTGATATGGCAATGCTGCACCCGGACAATGAGGATTTGCAGGGAGCCAAAAGCTTTGTGAAAGAAATTTATGAAAGACTGGAGAGGGAAGCGCAAGATGATGAATAA
- a CDS encoding zinc ribbon domain-containing protein → MNKLREKLAKFMYGRYGSDKLNMFLLVILLVCAGINLFLRNGYFSMLLSSWELLLIILIYYRMFSRNIQKRYAENQKYLNLENKVKRFFGKRKYIQEQRKDFHIYTCPQCKQKIRIPKGKGKISVRCPKCGAEFVKNS, encoded by the coding sequence ATGAATAAATTAAGAGAAAAGCTGGCAAAATTTATGTATGGCAGATATGGAAGCGATAAGCTGAATATGTTTTTGCTGGTGATATTGCTGGTATGTGCGGGAATCAATCTTTTTTTGCGAAACGGCTATTTCAGCATGCTGTTAAGTTCCTGGGAGTTACTTCTGATTATTCTGATTTATTACCGTATGTTTTCCAGAAATATTCAGAAGCGTTATGCAGAGAATCAGAAATACCTGAATCTGGAAAATAAAGTAAAACGTTTTTTCGGGAAAAGGAAATACATACAGGAGCAGAGAAAAGATTTTCATATTTATACCTGTCCTCAGTGCAAACAGAAGATTCGAATTCCAAAAGGAAAGGGGAAAATCAGTGTCCGCTGTCCGAAGTGTGGTGCTGAGTTTGTGAAAAACAGTTAA
- a CDS encoding sensor histidine kinase, translated as MAKRKSDISLSFVLLRFAFVLLGSMLLCLVAFLALQTGLERAGLIYHGSVSNQQAEAFLAEKPQEFLTPGEDFLPFYALFDSEGQILETNASLKEQKQLKTVFSQGSEDVDFLSYVYPDSDTLILHWYYRREFINPALRHLPFSFEALWWTALCISWILCLFLHTLHLKRYLTDRLRLFAQVSRKISVRELDFPIPHAGIREYDQALLAMEHMRDALYTSLSSQWSAQQERETEMAALAHDLKTPLTLIGGNAELLLEENLSQTERNMAETILSANTRAVQYVTSLLELSKGAEESFSPVELSALFEELCQNARTLAESKGVYLKTESNLKGQAVIQKERLLRAFLNTVLNAVEHTPRGKTVSLTGCMTGEGWELCIYDQGKGFSQEALLHGTERLWQGDSSRSSASHHGLGLWFAAQAAKNHGGTVLLRNGNLGGIVTFSFCQHQI; from the coding sequence ATGGCAAAAAGAAAATCTGATATAAGCCTGTCCTTTGTCCTGCTGCGCTTTGCCTTTGTCCTGCTGGGCAGTATGCTTCTGTGCCTGGTGGCTTTTCTTGCCTTGCAAACCGGACTGGAGCGGGCCGGTCTGATTTACCATGGCTCTGTGTCTAATCAGCAGGCTGAAGCCTTTCTGGCAGAAAAGCCCCAAGAGTTTCTTACGCCGGGAGAGGATTTCCTCCCTTTTTATGCACTTTTTGATTCCGAGGGACAGATACTGGAAACCAATGCCTCTTTGAAAGAACAAAAACAGTTAAAAACCGTTTTCTCTCAGGGCTCTGAGGACGTAGATTTTCTTTCCTACGTTTATCCTGACAGCGATACTCTAATTCTCCACTGGTATTACCGAAGAGAATTTATAAATCCTGCTCTGCGCCATCTTCCTTTTTCCTTTGAAGCCCTTTGGTGGACAGCGCTTTGCATTTCCTGGATTTTATGTCTTTTTCTCCATACGCTGCATCTGAAACGCTATCTGACCGACCGTCTTAGGCTCTTTGCCCAAGTCAGCCGTAAAATCAGTGTCAGAGAACTGGACTTTCCCATTCCTCATGCAGGAATCCGGGAATATGACCAGGCGCTTCTTGCCATGGAACACATGAGAGATGCCTTATACACCTCTTTGTCCTCCCAGTGGAGCGCTCAACAGGAACGGGAAACAGAAATGGCTGCCCTTGCCCATGATTTAAAAACCCCTCTTACCCTTATCGGAGGCAATGCTGAGCTGTTATTAGAAGAAAATCTTTCTCAGACAGAACGCAACATGGCAGAAACCATTCTTTCTGCCAATACCCGCGCTGTGCAATATGTAACCAGTCTTTTAGAACTTTCCAAAGGCGCGGAGGAATCCTTTTCTCCTGTAGAGCTTTCCGCCCTTTTTGAGGAGCTTTGCCAAAATGCCCGCACACTGGCAGAATCCAAAGGTGTCTATCTAAAAACAGAAAGCAATCTGAAGGGACAGGCGGTAATCCAAAAAGAGCGTTTGCTCAGAGCCTTTCTAAACACAGTTTTAAATGCTGTGGAACACACGCCCAGAGGAAAAACCGTATCCCTGACAGGCTGCATGACAGGCGAAGGCTGGGAGTTGTGTATTTATGACCAGGGAAAGGGCTTCAGTCAGGAAGCGCTTCTTCACGGGACGGAACGGCTCTGGCAGGGGGATTCCTCCAGAAGCAGCGCTTCTCATCATGGTCTTGGACTCTGGTTTGCTGCGCAGGCAGCAAAAAATCACGGCGGAACCGTTCTCCTTAGAAACGGAAACCTGGGAGGCATTGTAACCTTCTCCTTTTGCCAACATCAGATTTAA